TGGCGCAACGTCAGGTCCATGAACCCCCAGCCCAACGTGGCACCGAACGCCAGGTCAAGATGCACGGCCAGGGGAAGCACGTACTCCACGGTCAACGCACCCATGCCGACACTCAATTCCGCATCGCGGCGGAGGCCGGAGATATCCGGGGAAGAGCTCTTCAGTCCGCCCGACAGACCCATACCGCCGACCCGGACATTCTGAAGGACCATGATGTAGGCAGCACCCGCCCCACCCGTCATGAAGACGCCGCCTTCACTCAACGCAGCGCCCTTCCCTGCAGCGAGGAAGGTATTGATCGGCTTCACATCCATGAACAGGTAGCCGGGAGTGAACCCGCCGAAGAGCCCCATCTTCGCCATGCGCGAACGCTTCGGTGGAATGGGCTCCTCCTGGGTCGTTGCCAGCGGTGCCATGAATGATGCACAAAGAAGCAGTAGCAGCAAGCGTTTCATCGGTGTACTCCGGGTGGACTCTGACTGTGTTGATGTGAATTGTGGAATGTACGAAACGGGGAAGTGACATTCAATCGGCGCATTGACACTCCAGCCACCGTTCTCTATATTGATGCCATCATATGATGCCATCCTTGTGCCACTCCCTGCGGAACCCAGTGCGACCACGTGCGGCCCTTTGTGCGATCCTCGTCACCTGCGCCTCGACCGTTGCATGCTCCGCCGGAGAACCGGAACGCACGGGCGGCGTCACATTCCTTCCGGGGGCAAGCATTTTCACCCCCCTGGCCGCCAATCCCGAGGAGGTCCGTGTGGGGGTGCGGCGGGAATTCGGGTCTACGCGCATGCGGCTCGATATCGGCAGCGCACTGGACCTGATCGGCTATGAGCCGGCATCCGATCCCGGCATATCCCTTCGCATCGGCGCCGAGATGTTCGTCTTCGCTCTCACGACGTCGTATCAGGGACTGCATCTTCAGGTCGACGCGGTGGACGGATATTTCGGCGGGCATATCACCCTCCGCAAGCAGCATGCGTCATCCACGGTGTACCTCCGCATGCGCATCCTCCACCTGAGTTCTCACTTCATCGATGGCCATTTCCGTCTCGAGACCGAGACCTGGATCGATGGCCAACTCCCCCGCCCCTATTCCCGCGACTACGGAGAACTCACTGCTGCATATGAACCGCATGGCGAGTCCTGGGGCGTTTTGCTCTATGCAGGATTCCAGCAGGCATGGTTCTGCCGCCCGGCACGCATGCTCCGGTTCAACGCCTTTCAGGGATTTGTTGCCCGCACGTCGGGATGGACAGGCCCGCTCTTCGGAAAAGCCACCACGCTCTACCTTGCGGATCATTTCCTCCTCACCGGCGTCGGCACCCTGTCCGGATCGAATGTCGCCGAAGGGGGCATCAAGTTCGGCACCTGGGAACAGAGCGGCATCCGGGTGTTCGTCAGCTATCACAGCGGTGTCGAAATGTATCATCAATATTTCGACGTGAAGCGTAATGACCTCGGGATCGGGTTCTCGCTCGACCTCTGATCCGGGGCACATCCCGTCGGTTCATCCTCCTGTACGCAGGTTCATCTCCCCATTCTGCAGGTTCACTGCCTTTTGTTTTCTCCCGCCGGGGTCGTGTGGTATCTTGCGTGTGTTCACCAGGCCACGCATCAACATACACCACACGATCACGAAAGAGAGGACATCATGACACTCAAGCGCACACTCGCCATCGCCTGCGCGATCGCACTCAGCATCACCGGCACCGCGGGCGCACAGGGGCCCACCGAACAGGAAGGGCTGAAGATCGGGTCGACAACCGTGGGCGGCACCATCACGGTGGGAGGCCGTTACACCACGATCGACGGCGTGGCATCCGGGATCCTGGACGTGAAAGCAGGCATTGTGCTCGACCAGACGTGGGGCATCGGCTTCGGCTTTGCCGCACCGTACCTGGACAAGCGGTTGACCGCCCTCGTCGCGGATGGGACGTATCACATGTCGACCGGGTACTCGGGGATCTACATCGAACGATACTTCCGTTTCAGCGATGATTTTGTTGCGTCTGCGTCCGTGCTCATGGGCCAGGGGGTCATCATGTATCAGTATGACAAGGAATACCGTACGCAGAAGGCATGGAGGGACGAAGTGATCGACCAGACCACGTTCGCGGTCTTCGAGCCTGCCATCAGCGCCCAGTACCGCTTCGGTGGTTCCTTCTGGCTGGGCGTCACGGCAACCATCCGCAACACGTCACCGGTCCAGCTGCTCGGGACATCCGAGTCCATCTTCCGCAAGGGCGGCGTCGGGATGACCGCACGGTGGGACCTCTTCTGAGCAGGCATGCCATGGAAGCGCCCGGCGCGCAATGCGTCGGGCGCCTCCGGCATTTTTCGTGTTTTTTCCCGACATTGGATCGATCATGAAACTCAACCGCACATCCTTTCTCTTCATCCTTGCGATCGTCGCCGCCATCGAGGCGATCATCATCCTGTATAACAATGCGACAGGCTACATCCTCCTGGGCGGGCCACTCGAATTCCTCTTCCGGCTCGCCTTCGGCACCTTCGCAGCGACACCTGTTGCTATCCTGTTGTTCCTGATCAACGGCGCTGTCATCCGGACGCTTGACAGGCTCATGCCATGGGAGCGAGCGTTTGTCACCCGGATCCCCGGCGAAGCTCTGCTGGCCACCGTGATCGGCTCCGTGCCCGGGGCCGCTCTCACTGTTGCCGTCCATGCGCTGGCCCCCTATGCGGACAGCCTCATGAAGAATGTGGTCAACAACGCCTTGATCGCCGGGGTCCTGAACGTCATCATCATGGCCGGCCTGGAGGCATTCATGGCATCGCGCAGGACCGCGGAAGAGCGGCGGCGCGCCGAGGTGCTTGAGCGCGAGAATGCGGAGATCCGCTTCACGTTGCTGAAGACCCAATTGAATCCGCATTTCCTGTTCAACAGCCTGAACGTCCTCTCTTCACTGATCGGCCGGGATCCTGCACGTGCGCAGCAATTCGTGGACGAGTTCGCGGCCGCCTACAGGTACATCCTGGAGGTCATCGACCTCCCGCTCGTGGGACTCCGCCGCGAGTTGGCATTTGTCCGATCCTACCTGTACCTCCAATCTCTCCGGTTCACCGATGCGGTGCACGTCGATATCGAGGTCGCGACCGACCAGCTTGACCTGCTCGTTCCGCCTCTCGCCGTGCAGACGGTGGTGGAGAACGCCTTCAAGCACAACAGGGCCACGGCCGAAGCCCCCCTCCACATCACCATTGCAGCCAGGGACGGCCTGCTGGTCGTGCGGAACAACCTGCAACTCCGGTCGGCAGGGACCCATTCAACGGGGATCGGCCTGAACAATCTCCGCAAGCGCTTCGACCACCTTGGCACAGTTCCTCCACGGTTCACACTGGCGCATGACCAGTTCATAGCAGAACTCCCACTCATCATCCACGAATGACCATGGACGTTCTCATCGTTGAAGATGAACAGCTCGCCGCGGATCGTCTCGCGGATCTCCTGCGCGAGATCGATCCGGCCATCCGCATCGCTGCAATACACGGATCGGTGGCTGACGCCGTGGCATGGCTCCGTCTGCACACGGCGGACCTCCTCTTCCTGGATATCCAGCTTGCCGATGGACTGAGCTTCGACATCTTCGATTCCATCACGGTCAAGAGCCCGATCATCTTCACGACGGCCTACGACCAGTATGCGCTTCGCGCCTTCAAGGTCAACAGCATCGATTACCTCCTCAAGCCGATCCGCGCTGCCGATCTCCGGGAAAGTCTGGCGAAGGTCGGGAGCATGGCCCGGGCACTGCAACCCGATATGGAGGAGTTGCTCCGGCAGGTGAAGGGTTCATCCCCGCAGTACAAGCGGCGGTTCCTGATCCAGTTCGGGGAAAAGATACGTATCGTGGAGACCCCCGACGTGGCGTACTTTCATGCCCTGGAGGGCTCCGTATTCCTCACCACTACCTCACGCCAGTGCTACCCTGTTGATCAGACCCTGGATGCACTGGAGGAGCTCCTCGACCCGGAGCATTTCTTCAGGATCAACCGGAAGATGATCGTCTCTTTCAAGGCCATCCACGCGATGGTCCCCTGGTCGCGCTCCCGGCTCCGGCTCACACTTGAACCTGCCGAACCGAAAGGCATCGAAGCCCTTGTCAGCGTGGAACGCGCGGCGACGTTTCGGAAGTGGATGGATACCTGACCGCTGGCGTCCGCCTGTTGGGTCGATTGTACAGATTTCCGGCGCGCTCCCCCTGGATCGCTGTTTCCGATCAGTGCTCACCGTTTTCAGTCTGGCACGGTTCCTGAACCGGATACACTAGAACAACCAGGGATCGGTGGGATGACACGTTGTGCAGTGATGGTCTATGTGCTTCTCGTAGGAACCGCGGCTGCCGGTCTTTCGCAGGATCGTCTGCCGTCCAGCTTCAACGAAACCCCCGGACTGCATGTCGTCGCATACGATGGACGCCTGCACAGGAGCACGGCATATTATGCGGCGCTGTGCGCCGTGGTCGATTCTGAGATGGGCGTTACCTGCAGCGGAGAACGGCTGCATGTCGTTTTTGTCGATCAGGAGACCAGCGACCGGATCATCGCCGCCAATCCGGGGCGCTTTCAGGGGAAGGATTTCACCGGAGCATTCATTCCGCCCGCCCTTATCGTCCTCGTCGGCGAGGATGAATCCGACGACACCTTCATGCACGAATACCTGCACTACCTGCACACGCATGGGCTCGTCTTCCGTGGCGTCCCGCACGACATCGTGCATCGCCGCATCGAGGAGACCGAAGGATATCTCCTCGCAAGCCGGAGTTATATCCGGTTCCTGCGATCGCACCTGCAGTGACCACCCCGTTGCCTCACGTACGTTTCTCTTCGAACGCGACCACTTGACTTTGATCGGGCTGCTCGGTACGTTACGCCGCGGGTGAAGCCGCACCATCACCCCACCTTCCTTGCTTCGTGCGTGTTCCGGATCGGAGACAACGATCATGACGCGAGGACAGCACCATGCCAGACGCCTCTCCCCCTCCTTCGCAGGACCATACCCGGAACACGTCGCAGTGAACGCTCCATCGCGGATGGTGCACGGCGCCCTGCGTGCCACCCGTCAGAGCGGATCCATGTCGCGCACAGTGCCGCGACATCCCTGTGCATACCATTACGGAGGTCCCATCATGAAGGCACGCGTTGTACTTCTGCTCTTCGTTGCGGCTCTGTGCGCCGTCATCAGTCTTCCCGCGTCCGCCTCGCCGGTATCCGATGAGGTACGCATCACCACCACATCGCCCGAGGCCCGCGCGGAATACACCAGGGCCCTCACACTCATATATAACGCCCGGCTCGATGAGGCCCGCACGGTCCTCATCCACGCCACGAACCTCGACCAGGAGTTCGCCATGGCCCGGTACCTCCTGTCCGTACTCGCTCCGTCCGAGGAGGTGGCCATGACCCACATCGCAGCGGCGATGACGCTCACGGGGAAGGTGACCGACGGAGAGCGTCTTCTGATCGAGGCCCATCACGCACTCATCACCGGCAGTACCACACGGACCGAGGAATTGACGCGGGATGTTGTCGTGATGCATCCCGAGGATGTCTGGGCACGGTTGACACTCGGTACGCTGCTCTACACCACACACCGGAATGACGAAGCCATCACCGAGTTTGAGAACATCCTGAGCATACAGCCCGGCTGCCCACCGGCGCTGAACCTTCTGGGGTATGCGAACATGGCCCTGGGCCGGAACGAGGCCGCCGAGACCGCATTCAAGCGGTATGTGGAGGCCATCCCCGATGAACCCAATCCGTACGACTCGTATGCAGAGTTCTTGATGAAACTCGGACGCTTTGATGAATCCATCCGTTCCTACGAAAAGGCGCTGGCGATCGATAAGCATTTTCACAGCGCGACGATCGGGATCGCCAACGATCTGATCTTGCAGGGACATCCCGCTGCAGCGCGGCTCCGCTTCCAGACACTCTATGAGAACGTCGGCACGACCGAGTGGAAGCGCGCCGCGCTCAGCGGATTGATCCGGGCATTCGTGTCCGAAGGTAAATTCGAACGCGCCATCACCGAAGCCAAACGCCGGCGGGACATGGCGCTCAAGGAAAAGAATGCCGTGGCGGCGGCCGCAGACCTGAACCTCATCGGCACACTCATACTTGCCTCGGGCTCCGCCGATCCAAAGACCGGCGTCTATCTGAAATCGCGAACCGCCGATGTCCGCAGAGCGAACCAGGTTCGCGCTACCTTGCATGATGCGTACCGGACGCTCGACGGCGCCGCCGTCCCGGAACCTGCCAGGATCGGCACGCGGCTTGGCCTGCTGTTCACGGAGATCGAGGCGGCAGTGCAGGAGAACGACCTGACCGCGGCACGGCGGAAGGCGGATGAACACCGGGCCCTGGCATCAAAGACCGGCGACCCGCGTGCACTCCAGGATGCGGCGACCGTCCGCGCGATGATCGCTATGGCCGACAAGCGGTACGAGGATGCGCTCGATGACCTGCAGCATGCGAACCTGTCCAATGCGAGGACCCTGTTCCGTCTCATGGAGGTTCACGAAGCGATGGGGAATGGTGCCGAGGCGCGTGACGTGGAGAGGAAGATCCTCGCGCTGAATGACGGCTCCCTGGAGCTTGCCATGGTCAGGGGGGGGGGGGGCGGGGGGGGCCCCGCCCGGGCGGGGGGGGGGGGGCGGGGGGGGGGGGGGGGGGGCGGGGGGGGGGGGGGGGGGGGGGGGGGGGGGGGGGGGGGGGGGGGGGGGGGGGGGGGGGGGGGGCGGCGGGGGGGGGGGGGGGGGGGGGGGGGGGGGGGGGGGGGGGGGGGGGGGGGGGGCGCGGGGGGGGGGGGGGGGGGGGGGGGGGGGGGGGGGGGGGGGGGGGGGGGGGGGGGGGGGGGGGGGGGGGGGGGGGGGGGGGGGGGGGGGGGGGGGGCGGGGGGGGGGGGGGGGGGGGGGGGGGGGGGGGGGGGGGGGGGGGGGGGGGGGGGGGGGGGGGGGGGGGGGGGGGGGGGGGGGGGGGGGGGGGGGGGGGGGGGGGGGGGGGGGGGGGGGGGGGGGGGGGGGGGGGGGGGGGGGGGGGGGGGGGGGGGGGGGGGGGGCGGGGGGGGGGGGGGGGGGGGGGGGGGGGGGGGGGGGGGGGGGGGCCCCGGGCCGGGCCAAGGGGGGGCGGGGGCGGGGGGGGGGGGGGGGGGGGGGGGGGGGGGGGGGGGGGGGGGGGGGGGGGAAACCCCCCGGGGGGGGGACCCCGCCGCCCCCCCCCCCCCCGGGGGCCCCCCCCCCCCCCCCCCCGGGGGGGGGGGGGCCCGGGGGGGGGGAAAAAGGGGGCCCCCCCCCCCCCCGGCGGGGGGGGAAAAAAAGAAAAAAGGAAAACCCCCCCCCCGGGGGGGGGGGGGGGGGGGGGGGGGGGGAAAGGGGGGCGGGGGGGGGGGGGGGGGGGGGGGGGGGGGGGGCCCCCCCCCCCCCCGCCCCCGGGGGGGGGGGGGGGGGGGGGGGGGGGGGGGGGGGGGGGGGGGGGGGGGGGGGGGGGGGGGGGGGACCGCGGGGGGGGGGCCCCCCCCCCCCCGGGGGGGGCCGGGGGGGGGGGGGGGGGGGGGGGGGGGAAAACCCGGGGGGGGGGGGGGGGGGGGGGGGACCCCGGGGGGGGGGGGGGGGGCGCGGGGGGGGGGGGGGGGGGGGGGGGGGGGGGGGGGGGGCCGGGGGGGTGGGGGGCCCCGGCGGGGGGGGGGGGGGGGGGGGGGGGGGGGGGGGGGGGGGGGGGGGGGGGCGCGGGGCCCGCGGGCCGGGGGGGCCCCCCGGCCCCGGGGGGGGGGGGGGGGGGGGGGGGGGGGGGGGGGGGGGGGGGGGGGGGAGGAGGGGGGCCGCTGGGGGGGGGGGGGGGGGGGGGGGGGGGCCCCCCGGGGGGGGGGGGGGGGGGGGGGGGGGGGGGGGGGGGGGGGGGGGGCCCCCCCCGGGGGGGGGGGGGGGGGGCGGGGGGGGGGGGGGGGGGGGGGGGGGGGGGGGGGGGGGGGAGGGGGGGGGGGGGGGGGGGGGGGGGGGGGGGGGGGGGGGGGGGGGGGGGGGGGGTGGGGGGGGGGGGGGGGGGGGTTTTTTTTTGGGGGGGGGGGGGGGGGGGGGGGGGGGGGGGGGGGGGGGGGGGGGGGGGGGGGGGGGGGGGGGGAAAATTCCCCCCCCCCGCGGTTGGATAGCAAGACTGATGCCAGGAAGGAACGACGTTGGTGCTCCCAGGAAGGCGCGCAGGTGTGCACGGACGCGACACTCGGCGATCAGCGGAAGGAGCACGTGAGAATTCCCTGCGCCGCCTTCCCGGTAACAACTGGATCAGAGGCCGAGGACACTCGCGCGCTCACGCATCGCCGCGATGACGAAGCCGATATGTTCTTCGAGGGGGACGCCGAGGTCGGCGGCACCGCCGGTGATGTCTTCCCGGCTCACGGCACGCGCGAACGCCTTGTCCTTCAGCTTCTTCTTGACGGACGAGACCTCGAGGTCGGCGATCTTGTTCGGACGGATCACGGCAGCGGCCATGATGAAACCACACAATTCGTCGCAGGCGAAGAGCGCCTTCGCCATGCGTGTATCGCGGGGGATCCCTGTGTCCGGCACGTGCGACATGATCACGCGCCGCACCTCGTCAGCCACCCCCTTCTCCTTCAGGATCTCCGACCCCTTCGTGGGATGGTCAGGATACGAAGGGAACCGTTCGTAATCGAAGTCATGCAGCAGGCCGACAACGCACCACAGTTCTTCGTCCTCCCCGAACTTCCGGGCGTAGGCGCTCATCGCCGCTTCCACGGCAAGGGCATGTTTGCGGAGGGGTTCGGTGAGAGTGTATTCGTGGAGCAGGTCGAGTGCTTGCTGTCGTGTCACGCATATCCTCCGGCTGGTTGCGTACGGTGCGTCAGGTCGGCAATGTCCTCCTCGATCCGGGCGATGAGCGCGGGAATGCCGCGCACGACGGCCTCACTGAGGCCGCGTCCGGGCTCAAAGGTGCGCCCTTCGACGCCGTACAGCAGCAGCACACCGGGGAGAGACCCCAGGGTTCGCCCGAGCGCGATCGCCTCTGACACCCCAAAGGTATGACTTGAGGACCGAAAAAGCGAATGCGGGACCGGATCACGATGGCAATCGACCCGGTGGACGCTGCCCGGCGTACCCCCGGAGCTGACCGCATCGATGAGCATGGCGCAGCCGCACCCCTGCCAGGCCTCGTGAAGGGATGACCCTTCGCCCGGATGCTCGATCACGGTCACGCCGGCACAGCCACGCCGTTTCAACTCCCGCGCGGCATACAGTCCGAGCCCATCGTCCGAACGGAACTCATTCCCGATGCCGATCACAAGGATCCCGCTGTTCATTCCCGTTCGATCGTCACAAAGTGGGTCGCACAGGAGATACAGGGGTCATAGTTGCGCACGGCCTGCTCGGCTTTCCAAGTCAGCTGTTCCCTCTCCATGTCGATGTTGGCTGTCACGAACTTCCGCAGATCGCTCTCCATGGTCCCGAGGTTCTGGGCCGTCGGCGGCACGATCTTGGCGTCCATGATGGCTCCTTCGTCATCGAGGCGGTAGCGATGATAGAGCATTCCGCGCGGGGCCTCACTCGCTCCGAACCCGATCCCCGGCACCGGGGCGACAGGGACGGCGGGTTCGGGCGGCGGTTCATAGTCCGCGATGATCTGGAGAGCCAGATCGTAGGCGTAGACCGTTTCGATGGCGCGCACGACGATGCTCTTGAACGGATTCATGACCGGCGGAACGACCCCGACATCGGCGGCCACTTGCCTGGCCATCGGAGAGAGCTTGTCGAAGCTCAGATTGAACCGCGCGAGTGGGCCGACATGGTAGTTCCCGTGCCCTTTCAGCACGGAGTGGAGCGCATTGGAATGCGGGATATGCCGCTCCTCAAAGTGGAACTCGTACTCCCGCACCGCAATGTCGAGTCCGTGCCCCGTCATGATCCGGTTGCCAAGCATGGGATACTCGGACGGATGATGGACCGCAACGTACTCGTAGTCCACTTCGAGCACAGGGAACTCGAACGTCGCGACAAGCTTTTGCCGTCGCGATCGCCATGTCCCTGCCCCACTTCAAGTCTTCCACCAGCCTCTCCAGATCCTGTCGGGACGGGACCTTGTAGAAGCCGCCGACGCGGACACTGATCGGGTGGATCTCGCGTCCGCCGATCACACTCACGATCTCGTTCCCGATCTTCTTCATCCGCAG
Above is a window of Ignavibacteriota bacterium DNA encoding:
- a CDS encoding histidine kinase; its protein translation is MKLNRTSFLFILAIVAAIEAIIILYNNATGYILLGGPLEFLFRLAFGTFAATPVAILLFLINGAVIRTLDRLMPWERAFVTRIPGEALLATVIGSVPGAALTVAVHALAPYADSLMKNVVNNALIAGVLNVIIMAGLEAFMASRRTAEERRRAEVLERENAEIRFTLLKTQLNPHFLFNSLNVLSSLIGRDPARAQQFVDEFAAAYRYILEVIDLPLVGLRRELAFVRSYLYLQSLRFTDAVHVDIEVATDQLDLLVPPLAVQTVVENAFKHNRATAEAPLHITIAARDGLLVVRNNLQLRSAGTHSTGIGLNNLRKRFDHLGTVPPRFTLAHDQFIAELPLIIHE
- a CDS encoding response regulator transcription factor — translated: MDVLIVEDEQLAADRLADLLREIDPAIRIAAIHGSVADAVAWLRLHTADLLFLDIQLADGLSFDIFDSITVKSPIIFTTAYDQYALRAFKVNSIDYLLKPIRAADLRESLAKVGSMARALQPDMEELLRQVKGSSPQYKRRFLIQFGEKIRIVETPDVAYFHALEGSVFLTTTSRQCYPVDQTLDALEELLDPEHFFRINRKMIVSFKAIHAMVPWSRSRLRLTLEPAEPKGIEALVSVERAATFRKWMDT
- a CDS encoding HDIG domain-containing protein is translated as MTRQQALDLLHEYTLTEPLRKHALAVEAAMSAYARKFGEDEELWCVVGLLHDFDYERFPSYPDHPTKGSEILKEKGVADEVRRVIMSHVPDTGIPRDTRMAKALFACDELCGFIMAAAVIRPNKIADLEVSSVKKKLKDKAFARAVSREDITGGAADLGVPLEEHIGFVIAAMRERASVLGL
- a CDS encoding hydrogenase maturation protease; this translates as MNSGILVIGIGNEFRSDDGLGLYAARELKRRGCAGVTVIEHPGEGSSLHEAWQGCGCAMLIDAVSSGGTPGSVHRVDCHRDPVPHSLFRSSSHTFGVSEAIALGRTLGSLPGVLLLYGVEGRTFEPGRGLSEAVVRGIPALIARIEEDIADLTHRTQPAGGYA